One stretch of Zingiber officinale cultivar Zhangliang chromosome 6B, Zo_v1.1, whole genome shotgun sequence DNA includes these proteins:
- the LOC121990048 gene encoding transcription factor MYB60-like, producing the protein MGRSLCCDKVGIKKGPWTPEEDIILVSYIQKHGPGNWRSVPTNTGLMRCSKSCRLRWTNYLRPGIKRGNFTPHEEGLIIHLQSMLGNKWASIASYLPQRTDNDIKNYWNTHLKKKVEKNSVGNVLGASVLIGYDSDQTRNSHVSTLPISNNHGSSTYASSMENISGLLERWTRPSQKKTDPVPIQDLKCHSIKAADQGSCDVVSDQEFRALVPFEEPTSVVWDESSSEATLCGAHQFHPLSMLENWLLDEAVGMVEIAGISTNLCPNGVY; encoded by the exons ATGGGAAGGTCTTTGTGTTGTGACAAGGTTGGCATCAAGAAAGGCCCTTGGACTCCTGAAGAAGAcatcattcttgtgtcctacaTCCAAAAGCATGGCCCTGGAAATTGGAGGTCGGTTCCTACTAATACCG GTTTGATGAGGTGTAGCAAGAGTTGCAGATTAAGATGGACTAATTATCTCCGACCGGGAATTAAGCGCGGAAACTTCACTCCTCATGAAGAAGGATTGATCATTCATCTTCAGTCGATGCTCGGCAACAA ATGGGCATCCATAGCTTCCTACCTTCCTCAGAGAACAGACAACGATATCAAGAACTACTGGAACACACACCTAAAGAAGAAGGTTGAGAAGAACTCGGTGGGAAATGTGCTCGGTGCATCGGTGTTAATAGGCTATGACAGTGATCAAACTAGAAATTCTCATGTGTCTACTCTCCCCATCTCCAATAACCATGGCTCCTCGACTTATGCTTCGAGCATGGAGAACATCTCAGGCCTTCTTGAACGGTGGACACGGCCATCCCAAAAGAAGACCGACCCCGTGCCAATCCAAGATTTGAAGTGTCATAGCATTAAGGCTGCAGATCAAGGGAGCTGTGATGTCGTGTCTGATCAAGAATTTAGGGCATTAGTCCCGTTCGAGGAGCCAACTAGTGTAGTGTGGGATGAATCATCCTCGGAGGCCACACTTTGTGGAGCTCACCAATTCCATCCTTTGTCAATGCTCGAGAATTGGCTCCTCGATGAGGCTGTAGGGATGGTAGAAATTGCAGGGATATCGACAAACCTTTGCCCCAATGGAGTCTACTAA